One stretch of Ipomoea triloba cultivar NCNSP0323 chromosome 8, ASM357664v1 DNA includes these proteins:
- the LOC116028043 gene encoding phospholipase A1-Ibeta2, chloroplastic: MAMGISSTLHIFQARRANFKCTGGSPLNPSARTANNAESLKRFSSDGDSTRNHLSNLEKLLQSKEPEAKPPEVGETGDGVNGNEGRGLLEGLNLARIWPEMKAAEEMSPRHLNRLQRLLSKSQMEYSPRNVLGRRWREYHGGDDWAGMLDPLDDNLRRELVRYGEFIQAAYHCFHSNPATSPEEGPAHPRSVALPDRSYKVTKSLYATSSVGLPKWVDDVAPDLGWMTQRSSWIGYVAVCDNQREIQRMGRRDIVIALRGTATCLEWAENVRDFLVQMPGQHDPTQGQPKVECGFSNLYHTSGAHVPSLAKSVADEVKRLMEQYKGEELSITVTGHSLGAALALLVADDLSTIAPNAPPVAVFSFGSPRVGNRAFANRLNSKNVKVLRIVNTQDVITRVPGMFVSESLDKKLRESGATSGLLNMLDNNMPWAYSHVGTELRVDTRMSPFLKPDADVACCHDLEAYLHLVDGFLASNCPFRSNAKRSLVRLVNEQRSNIKKLYTSKSNKQSSLSLETAHLSHFNTPALPSPS, encoded by the coding sequence ATGGCCATGGGAATCAGCTCAACTCTTCACATCTTTCAGGCAAGGCGTGCTAACTTCAAGTGCACCGGCGGGTCGCCGTTAAACCCATCGGCAAGAACCGCTAATAACGCAGAAAGTTTGAAGAGATTTTCATCGGACGGCGATTCGACGAGGAATCATCTATCCAACCTTGAGAAATTGCTTCAGAGTAAGGAACCGGAGGCTAAGCCGCCGGAAGTGGGAGAAACCGGCGATGGGGTGAACGGAAATGAAGGGAGAGGGCTCTTGGAAGGGCTGAATTTGGCCAGGATTTGGCCGGAGATGAAGGCGGCGGAGGAGATGTCGCCTAGGCATTTGAATAGGTTGCAGAGGTTGTTGTCGAAGTCTCAGATGGAATACTCGCCGCGGAATGTTCTCGGCCGCCGGTGGCGGGAGTATCACGGCGGCGATGACTGGGCGGGGATGCTCGACCCGCTCGACGACAATCTCCGGCGGGAGCTCGTCAGGTACGGCGAGTTTATTCAGGCCGCGTATCATTGCTTCCACTCGAACCCCGCCACGTCGCCCGAGGAAGGCCCGGCGCATCCTCGGAGCGTCGCCTTGCCCGATAGGTCATATAAGGTGACGAAGAGTCTCTACGCCACGTCATCTGTCGGGTTGCCTAAGTGGGTGGATGATGTGGCACCGGATCTTGGGTGGATGACCCAGAGGTCGAGTTGGATTGGGTATGTGGCTGTGTGCGACAACCAACGAGAAATCCAACGAATGGGAAGGAGGGATATTGTGATCGCCTTACGCGGAACTGCCACGTGTCTTGAATGGGCAGAAAATGTTAGAGATTTTCTAGTTCAAATGCCAGGTCAACATGACCCAACCCAAGGACAACCCAAAGTGGAATGTGGATTCTCGAACTTATATCATACAAGTGGAGCTCATGTGCCGAGCTTAGCTAAATCGGTGGCCGATGAAGTGAAAAGACTTATGGAACAATACAAAGGCGAAGAACTAAGCATCACTGTGACCGGGCACAGCCTTGGGGCGGCGTTGGCCCTTCTAGTGGCCGATGACCTAAGCACAATTGCACCGAACGCGCCTCCTGTCGCAGTGTTTTCCTTCGGTAGCCCTCGAGTGGGTAACCGTGCCTTTGCTAACCGACTCAACTCAAAAAATGTTAAGGTATTACGCATCGTCAACACTCAAGATGTCATTACCAGAGTTCCTGGCATGTTCGTGAGTGAATCCCTAGACAAAAAGCTCAGGGAGTCTGGAGCAACATCAGGGTTACTTAACATGCTAGACAATAACATGCCGTGGGCATATTCTCATGTTGGAACAGAATTAAGAGTAGACACGCGAATGTCCCCATTTTTAAAACCGGATGCAGATGTAGCGTGTTGTCACGATTTGGAGGCATATCTACACTTGGTGGATGGGTTTTTAGCATCAAATTGTCCATTTAGATCCAATGCCAAGAGGAGTTTGGTGAGATTGGTGAACGAGCAAAGGTCTAACATCAAAAAGTTGTACACTAGCAAATCAAATAAGCAAAGTAGTCTCAGTCTTGAAACTGCTCATCTTAGTCATTTCAATACTCCTGCTTTACCTAGTCCATCTTGA